One window from the genome of bacterium encodes:
- a CDS encoding MFS transporter, which yields MRRWLILAVVVIVQLCIGGIYAWSNLARALTDVYGLAEWQAQLVFGVSIAVFALTMLFAGPLLDRRGPKIPTLIGGCLFAAGLLVASFSGGRFPLLLVGYGLVAGTGLGFVYLCPISAAARWFPKRKGLVTGVAVAGFGGGAVILSILIEGMLAEGLTPLDIFRWIGIVYGVLILIGGSLLANPPDSPPPPAPQDIPRVRRDLRFWRLFGTMFAGTFAGLLVMGNLKPMGLSGGAGELIAAASVSALAAGNALGRIMWGLIADRFGRGMASVLSLSL from the coding sequence ATGCGTCGCTGGCTCATCCTCGCGGTCGTCGTTATCGTCCAGCTCTGCATCGGCGGGATTTACGCCTGGAGCAACCTGGCGCGAGCGCTCACCGATGTGTACGGTCTCGCCGAATGGCAGGCTCAGCTCGTCTTTGGGGTGAGCATCGCCGTGTTTGCACTGACGATGCTCTTCGCGGGACCCCTTCTCGATCGCCGCGGACCGAAAATACCCACCCTGATCGGGGGGTGCCTCTTCGCGGCGGGGCTGCTAGTGGCTTCCTTCTCCGGTGGTCGCTTCCCTCTGCTCCTCGTCGGGTACGGACTGGTGGCCGGGACGGGCCTCGGCTTCGTGTACCTCTGCCCCATCTCCGCGGCGGCCCGTTGGTTCCCGAAGAGGAAGGGGCTGGTGACCGGGGTGGCGGTGGCCGGATTCGGGGGCGGGGCCGTCATTCTGTCCATACTCATCGAGGGGATGTTGGCCGAGGGGCTGACCCCCCTGGACATCTTCCGCTGGATCGGCATCGTTTACGGTGTTTTGATTCTCATCGGCGGAAGCCTGCTGGCCAATCCCCCCGACAGCCCTCCGCCGCCCGCGCCTCAAGATATTCCCCGCGTCCGCCGCGACCTCCGGTTCTGGCGTCTGTTCGGGACCATGTTTGCCGGGACGTTCGCCGGGCTTTTGGTCATGGGCAACCTGAAGCCGATGGGCCTGTCGGGCGGGGCGGGGGAGCTCATCGCGGCCGCTTCGGTGAGCGCCCTGGCGGCGGGCAACGCGCTGGGGCGCATCATGTGGGGACTCATCGCCGACCGCTTCGGCCGTGGTATGGCCAGTGTGCTCTCCCTGTCGCTTT